GCCCGTGGCATCCGCGTCAACATTCTTGCACCCGGGGCTATCGAGACCGACTTTGGTGGCGGCGTGGTGCGCGACAACCCTCAGGTCAACGATTTTATCGCCGGTAACACGGCGCTTGGCCGGGTGGGGCTACCGGATGACATCGGCGCGGCAATCGCCTTGCTGCTGGAAGAAGGCAACGGCTGGATCACCGGACAGCGGCTGGAGGTCTCTGGCGGGATGTTTCTTTGATTGCCAGGGCCGCACTGCGGCCCCTTGCCTTCAGTCGTCGGTCTGGTCTTCATGCACCTGGACACTGGCTGTCATGCCTGCGCTGAGGTTCACGCCCTGGGGTATCTGGCCCAGCTTGATGCGCACAGGTATCCGCTGCGCCAGCCGCACCCAGTTGAAGGTCGGCTCGACCTCCGGCAACAACTGGCTGTCCGGGTTGCTGTTGCGGTCGGTGATGCCGCGGCTGATGCTCTCCACATGCCCTTGCATCGCATCACCCGCGCCCATCAACCACACCTTCACCGAATCGCCCACACGAATGCGCGGGAGCTTGGTTTCCTCGAAATAGGCCTGGATATAGAAGGTCGAGTCATCCACCAGCGCCATCACCGCTTCACCGGTGTTTACATAGTTGCCTTGGGCCAGGCGCAGGTTGGTGATGTGCCCATCGCGTGGCGCGCGCACTTCGCTGCGGGCCAGGTTGATCTTCGCCACTTGCAACTGAGCCTGGGCCTCATGCAGCTCGCCACGGGCGATGGCTGCATTGATCTGGGCGTTCTCGCGCAGTTCGGCACTGATCGCCTCTGGGCCCAGCGCCGTGCGCCGCGCCGCTTCGCGCTCGCGCAGGTGCAACTGCTGGTTGCGCGTTTCGGCCACGGCACTGGCCTGGTCGAAGGCTGCCTGAAAGCGCTCACGGTCAATCGTCATCAGCAGGTCGCCGGCCTTCACCTGCTGGTTGTCCTGCACCTTGAGTTCGCGCACCCAGCCAGACACGTCCGGCGCGATCACCACCACATCAGCGCGCACCCGGGCATCACGTGTCCACGGGGTCAGCATGTAGTACTGCCAGAGTTTGTAGCCGGCCAGAACGGCGATGGCGACCACGCAGAGGGTCACCAGGGTACGGACGACAGCACGCATCGAATCACTCCTTACAAAGGCCCCAGCAGGCGGACTACCAGGTACAACACACAGACGAACAGGGCCGCATCGAACAAAGCTTCGTGCCAAATCCAGCGCGCCAAGGGCGTGGCCTGCACGACCAGGCGCAGGCCACCGGTAAGCACCAGAGCCATCAATACATAGATCAGAAAAGGGCTGAGCAGCACGCCACCCAAGGCCCATTCACGCAAGCCCATGGGCTTCCTCCTGCCAACGGCACCATTTGCGCCAACTCTTCTGCAACTGCAACACCGCCCCTTCGGCCAGGCGCAACGGGTCGCTGGATGGCTGGCGCTGCAAGGCGGCGATGAACTGTTCGCTGGCAGCGTCCAGGCGCTCGCCGCGCCCGGCGGCCGGCCCTTGGGCCAGTACCGCCTGAAGCTGCTCCAGGTACTGCCGCTCGGCGGCACCCAGCGAGGCCTGGGCCACCGCCAGACACATGCGCAAGTGCACCAGTTCATCGCCAATATCCAGCCCATGCAGGCCATCATCCCAGCGCTTGCGGTCGGCCTCTGGCAACTCGCCGGCCTGCCGTGCAAGCTGCATCAGGCGGTCGGCCATACGCCCACCGAACCAGGTGTCGGCACCGCGCAGGTCGCGCCGGGTGAGGCGCACCAGGTCACTCTGCGTTGCCGCCCGCAGCCGGCGGCCGAGCCAGGCCGGGTGACGGAACACCAGCAACCGGAACGCCAGCACGGCTGCGCTCACACCCATGAGCATGGCCAGGGCGCTGTTGAGCATGGTCGCCACGCCAAACTGCATGGCATTGAGCGGCGCCACCAGCACGATGCAGTGCAAGCAGTAGGAAGTCGCCGTGGCACCGGTACGCGGGTGCGCCATGCCCAGCGCGCCAAAAAACAGCGGCACGCCCAGGCCCAGGCAGAGCATGGCGAAACTGCTCCATTGCGGCAGGATGATCTGCCCGACCAGAAACGCCACCGGAATCGCCAGGAAGATACCGCGCAAGAAACTCAGGCCGATCTGCGCACCGTTTTCACGGCTGGCGAACAAGCTGCAGACCACGCAGGTCAACACCAGGCCACCGGGTGCCGAAGGCCAGGCGGTGGCCAGCCAGAAACAGCTCATCACCAGGAACGCCAACGCGCTGCGCGAGCCGAACAGCAACGCCAGCGACCAGTCGCGGTGCGCAGCCAGGCCCCGGCCATCATCCTTGGGCGCCCTGCCCGCTTCGACATCATCGAGTGCCAGGGTAGCGGCCATGGCATAGTCAAGCAGCAAGGCCATGCGGGCCAGACAGAAATGCTCGACAGAACTGATGTGCTCGGCGTGTGCTGCATCCCAGATGCGCTGGCGCAACAGCAGCAGGCTGGGCTGGTCGGGGTTGGCCAGGCCAGCGCGCACCTCTTCCATCCATGGACCGAGCGCGATGACCTGCTGCTCATCGAGCTGCCGCCATTGCCGGCGCACCGAGCGGGAAATGCGCAGCAACACCATCAGCTTCTGGCTCAACCCGCGAATCGCCCTGGCCCGCTGGCGCCCGCGGGGCCCTTCGAACCAGGCATGCTCGCGCTGAGCATCGATGGCGACGATACGCCCGAGGATCTCCAGCAACCCTTTGCGTGCTTCATCTTCGCCGCCGAGCATGGCGCTGGCCGCCTGCAGGCCGTTCTGCCAGGCCTGGCGTGCCTGCCCGGCAAGTTGCTGTTCGACTCGCATCGGCCAGAGCAGAGCGCTGGTGGCGGTGGCGCAGAAAATGCCCAGGCAGATTTCCGTGCAGCGCGCCACGGCCTGATCGAACACCTGCAGTGGGTGGTCGATTGCCGGCAGGGCGATGATCGCCGCGGTGTAGCCGGCCAGCACGAAGGCATAGGCCCAGGCACTGCGCAGTTGCGTGGAGGCGGCGGTGCACAGTGCCAGCCATAGCGCCAGGGTAATCAGGAACAGCCAGGGGGTCTGGGCGAACAGGCCGATGAACACCACCGACATGAAGGTACCCACCAGGGTCCCGGCCAACCGCGCGAGGCCTTTCTGCACCACCATGCCCGACAATGGCTGGGCCACTATGAAGGCTGTCATCAAGGCCCAGGCGGGCTGCTCCAGCCCCCAGCGCATCGCCAGCCACAACGCCAGGCCACCGCCAAGCAGGGTCTTGATGGCAAACTTCAGGGCGAGGCTGCTGGGTGCGAACAGGGCCTGGAGGGTGATGGGCACGAATCGGACCTTGCGGGGGGATGGTTAAGGTAAAAGATAGACAACGCAGAGGAGGATAATGCTGAAACGAATAATTAGCTAGCTAATCATCTTTGTGAGGCTTTGCGTGCCGCACGAAATCACAGACAAAAAATAGGCGACCGAAGTCGCCCTAAATGCCTTGCGTGCTCGTGAACCTGGAAGGTCAGCGCGGCTTGCGCTTGTTCGAATCCTTCCAGATGAAAATGCCCAGACCGGCGAAGAAGGCGAACATCAACCCGACCGTTACCACACCCGCGATAACCACATTGTCGAAGAACATGTCGCCGGCCTCCTGATTCGTTTGCCGTTGCCCGATGTGTGCAAGGTAACGAATATGGAGGGGAGGAAAATTGATCAGGGTCAATGCTGCCCGGGACCGGGCAGGCGAGGCGAGCACAGGTTTGACCTGCGTCAAGTTTCAGCGCTTCTTGGGCTTGCCCTTGGGCTTCTTCTTCGCCTTGCCCAGCGGCATGGCTTGCTCGAACGCCTGGCGCACTTCGTTCAGGCGTTTTTCCTTGAGGTCATGAATGCGCTTGGCGCGTTCGGCATCGAAGTCGATGAGGTTGTCTTGGCTCATGGGCAGGCTCGACGGTCAACAGAGACATGCATGATGAAGCCAGGCGCTGGCCATGGCCAGCCCTGGTTCAGACTTCGATGTCGACCAGCAGCCCCTGGCGCGGGTGCTCGCCCATCAGCGGCGCAACGGGCACGGTGTTGTCGGCGTTGACTTCGTCACCCGGCAGCGCGCTGTAGCGTTCCTCGTCGCCCTTGTTGTTGCGGCGTTGTTGCTGCCGGCGCTGTTCGTCACGCAACAGCAGCGCCTGCTCCTGCGGGTCGCGCTGGTGCTTGAGGTCGATGGCACTTTCGCCGGAAGACGGCTGGGCGGGGACCACCGGCTTGATATCGGGGGTCGGCTTGACCGGGTCCTGTTGCGAGGTCACGGGCGCAGCACTGAGCGGAATGATCGGCGGCAACATGAATGTTCTCCTGTGCCCACTGTATCGGCCAGCCGACAGCCACCTTGAGCAACGCCGGGCGAGAATGTGCGGCCGGTCACAGCCGCACCCCGCGCATGTATTCAGCGACTACTCGGCTTCGTCGTCGGGGTCGTCGTCCACGGGCGGGCTGGCTTCGCTCCAGGGCCGCTTGTAGACCTGCTGCCAGACGGCATCCATATGGTCGCGCAGAACCTGCGAGGCATTTTTCAGCGACGCGCTGTCTTCACGCTCGCCGCCGACTGGCTCTTCGCCTGCAGGGGTGATCAACGATTGGCCGGTGATGGTGTAGCTGGCCTGGCCTTCGCGCATCTCAATGGCGATATCGTGAGGATCGATGCCGCCCCCGCAGAACGAATGGCTGGCCACCGTCACTTCAGCGACACCGTCCTTGTTCAAGTCGCCGACATCACTGACATCGGTATAGAAGTCGACATCCAGGTCCAGCCCGGAACAGGTGGTTTCCTGCTCGATCTGCCAACGCGGCTTGAACACGTCGCTGGCGGCGCCACGCCCGTACAGGGTGGCCTTGAGTACAACCTTGTCCACTTCCTGCTCGGACTCGGCGTCGACCGCCTGGCCATCGCTGCGGCTTAGCACCAGCAGGCCTTCGCCGTCTCGGTCGCGAAAATGCACGCTCTTGATCGGTGTCTGCACGCCCAGTACTTCGAGCTGCTCGACCGGAATCGGCGGCAAGGTTTCGAAATTTCTCTGATCGCAGGCGCTGAGCAACAGCAAGCTGCCCATGGCCAGGGAGGCGTTCAACCAGCGGTGCTTGAGCGGCATGTGAGTACGAAGCCCTCGTCAGCAAGACGGTTTTCTGTGATGAAACAGCTAGACTGATGGTCTTTCTAGTCTATGGTCAGCCCGGCCTATCCGTTAACATAGCCGGCTTTTCATCGCGGGAGTTCAGGCAGTATGGCGCAGCAGTATCAACCGGGGCAACGCTGGATCAGCGACAGCGAAGCAGAGCTCGGCCTGGGGACCATCCTGGCACAGGATGGCCGCCTGTTGACCGTGCTCTACCCGGCCACTGGCGACACCCGCCAGTATTCCCTGCGCAATGCGCCGCTGACCCGCGTGCGCTTCTCGCCAGGTGACCAGATCACCCATTTCGAAGGCTGGAAGCTGACCGTACGCGAGGTCGAGGACATCGACGGGCTGATGGTCTATCACGGCCTCGATGGCCAGAACCAGGCGCGTACCCTGCCGGAAACCCAGCTGTCGAACTTCATCCAGTTCCGCCTCGCCAGCGACCGGCTGTTCGCCGGCCAGATCGACCCACTGTCGTGGTTCAGCCTGCGCTACAACACCCTGCAGCACACCAGCAAACAGATGCAGTCGTCGCTCTGGGGCCTGGGTGGCTGCCGCGCGCAGCCGATCGCCCACCAGTTGCACATTGCCCGAGAAGTGGCTGATCGCAGCGCACCACGCGTTCTGCTGGCCGACGAAGTAGGCCTAGGCAAGACCATCGAGGCGGGCCTGGTGATCCATCGCCAGTTGCTGTCTGGCCGCGCCAGCCGCGTGCTGATCCTGGTGCCGGAAAACCTTCAGCATCAGTGGCTGGTGGAGATGCGCCGGCGCTTCAACCTGCAGGTGGCGCTGTTCGACGCCGAGCGATTCATCGAGAGCGATGCCAGCAACCCGTTCGAAGATGCCCAGTTGGCGCTGGTCGCCCTGGAATGGCTGGTCGACGACGAAAAGGCCCAGGATGCCTTGTTCGCCGCAGGCTGGGATCTGATGGTGGTCGACGAGGCCCATCACCTGGTCTGGCACGAAGAACAGGCCAGCACCGAGTACAGCCTGGTCGAGCAACTGGCTCAGGTCATCCCTGGCGTGCTGCTGCTCACCGCCACACCCGAGCAACTGGGCCAGGACAGCCACTTCGCGCGCCTGCGTCTGCTCGACCCCAACCGTTTCCATGACCTGGCCGCGTTCCGCGCCGAGAGCGAGCACTATCGCCCGGTGGCCGAAGCGGTACAGGAGTTGCTCGATGAAGGCCGCCTGTCGCCCAAGGCCCACGCCACCATCCAGGGTTTCCTGGGTGCCGAAGGTGAAGCCCTGCTGGCTGCGGTCAGCGACGGCGACAGCCAGGCCAGCGCGCGCCTGATCCGCGAACTGCTCGACCGCCACGGCACCGGCCGCGTGCTGTTCCGCAACACCCGCGCGGCCATCCAGGGCTTCCCCGAGCGCCAGCTGCATCCCTACCCGCTGGCCAACCCGGAGCAGTACCGTGATCTGCCAGCCGGCGAGCATGCCGAGCTGTACCCGGAAGTCGCCTTCCAGGCCCAGGGCGAGGCCAGCGATGAAGAGCGCTGGTGGCGTTTCGACCCACGGGTCGACTGGCTGATCGACACCCTGAAGATGCTCAAGCGCACCAAAGTCCTGGTGATCTGCGCCCATGCCGAAACCGCCATGGACCTGGAAGATGCCCTGCGCGTGCGTTCCGGTATCCCAGCCACGGTGTTCCACGAAGGCATGAGCATCCTCGAACGTGACCGTGCGGCGGCGTACTTCGCCGACGAGGAGTTCGGCGCCCAGGTGCTGATCTGCTCCGAGATCGGCAGCGAAGGCCGCAACTTCCAGTTCGCCCATCACCTGGTGATGTTCGACCTGCCGGCCCACCCCGACCTGCTCGAACAGCGCATCGGCCGCCTTGACCGTATCGGCCAGAAGCACACCATCGAATTGCACATCCCGTACCTGCAGGACAGCCCGCAAGAACGGCTGTTCCAGTGGTACCACGACGGCCTCAACGCCTTCCTCAATACCTGCCCGACCGGCAACGCCCTGCAACATCGGTTCGGCCCTCGCCTGCTGCCGATGCTCGAAGGTGGCGACGGCAAGGCATGGACCGCACTGGTGGCCGAAGCCCGTGGCGAACGCGAGCGTCTGGAAGCCGAACTGCACAGCGGTCGCGACCGCCTGCTGGAGCTCAACTCCGGCGGCGCGGGTGAAGGCCAGGCCCTGGTTGAAGCGATCCTCGAACAGGACGACCAGTTCGCCCTGCCGATCTACATGGAAACCTTGTTCGACGCCTTTGGCATCGACAGCGAAGACCACTCGGAAAACGCACTGATCCTCAAGCCGAGCGAGAAGATGCTCGACGCCAGCTTCCCGCTGGGTGACGACGAAGGCGTGACCATCACCTACGACCGCGCCCAGGCGCTGTCTCGCGAAGACATGCAGTTCCTCACCTGGGAACACCCCATGGTGCAGGGCGGCATGGACCTGGTGCTGTCTGGTTCGATGGGCAACACCGCTGTCGCCCTGATCAAGAACAAGGCGCTGAAACCGGGCACCGTGCTGCTGGAGCTGCTGTTCGTCAGTGAGGTGGTGGCGCCACGCAGCCTGCAGCTTGGCCGCTACCTGCCACCAGCGGCGCTGCGCTGCCTGCTCGATGCCAACGGCAACGACCTGGCCTCGCGCGTAGCCTTCGAAACGCTCAACGACCAGCTTGAAAGCGTGCCACGGGCAAGCGCCAACAAGTTCGTGCAGGCCCAGCGTGACGTGCTGGCCAAGCGCATCAGTGGCGGTGAAGAGAAGATCCTGCCGACCCACGTCGAACGCGTGGCCGAGGCGCAACGCCGCCTGGCCGCCGAAGCCGATGAGGAACTGGCGCGCCTGACGGCGTTGAAAGCCGTCAACCCGAGCGTGCGCGACAGCGAAATCGACACCCTGCGCAAGCAGCGTGAAGATGGCCTGGCGATGCTGGAAAAGGCGGCGCTGCGCCTGGAAGCGATCCGCGTGCTGGTTGCAGGTTAAAAGCCGCAATTCACAGGGGGTGCACAGCACCCCCTCCTTCGCTTTATTTCCCTACGCTATTGATCCGATAACCAAATCGTAGAGATCAATATGCCATTATTCCGGAAGGCTTAATCACCCCTTTCTATACTCCCTCGAGTGCCCACTCGCAGATGAGGCAAGTAATGGAATGGTTGGGTCTGCAATTTTTCGCCGAACTGCCCGCTTCGGGCCGCATCGTCATCGACTGCCGGCATGAACCTCTGCTGATCCTGATCGCGTTCGCGGTGGCCAGCGCAGCCTGCTTCGCGACCTTGGACATGGCCGAGCGCCAGTCCCACAGCGAACACCCCACCGCACAACGGCAATGGCGCATGCTCGGTGCCTGCTGCCTGGCCGGTGGCATCTGGGCCATGCACTTCATCAGCATGCTGGCGTTCCAGGCACCTGTGGAAATGCACTACGACGTGTCGTTGACCGGCCTCTCGCTGCTGATTGCGCTGGTGGTGGCGTGGATGGCGATGACCAGCCTCGACCGCCCCCACATGCACCTGCACCACTACCTGCAGAGCGCCTTGCTGATCGGCCTGGGCATCATCCTCATGCATTTCGTAGGCATGGCGGCATTGCAGACGGGCGCTCAACAGTACTACCAGACTGGCCTGCTGCTGGGCAGCGCGGCCATCGCCCTGCTCACCAGCCTCGCCTCCCTGCTGCTGGCCCGTTACTTTCGCAACGGCAGCGGCCGCCTGCACCAGAGCATGAAGTACGGCGCAGCCCTGCTGATGGCCAGCGGCATCGTCGCCACCCACTTCACGGCCATGGCGGCCATGACCCTGGTCATTGCGCAAGACACCGCCCTGCACCTGCCTTCGGGTGACAACAGCCTGCAGTTGGGCATGACTGTCGCTTTCATCACCCTGCTGATCAGCGGCAGCAGCATCGGCGCCGCGCTCGCCGACAAGAAGCTGCAGAGCAAGGAACACGACCTGCGCCGGGTCAACATGCTGCTCAGCCAGCTCGACCAGGCACGGGCGTCGCTGCAGCAGGCCGCCCACTACGACGCACTGACCAACCTCGTCAACCGCCGCGGTTTCAATCAGCTATTCGCCGAACGGCTGGCGGAACACACCGCCAGTAGCAGCCACCTGGCTGTAATGTTCCTCGACATTGACCATTTCAAACGCATCAACGACAGCCTGGGTCATGCCGCTGGCGACGAGCTGCTCAAGGGGATTGCCAGCCACATTAAGGCCGCCACCCGCAGCCAGGATCTGGTCGCACGGTTTGGCGGCGACGAATTCTGTGTGGTTACCAGCCTCACCAGCCGCGACGAAGCCCGCCACCTGGCACAGCGCATCATGCAGCGAATGAAAGAGCCGATCGAACTGGGTGGGCGACGCATGGTGATGACCACGAGCATCGGCATCAGCATCTTCCCCGACGACGGTCACACGGTCGAAGAACTGCTCAAGCATGCAGACCTGGCGCTTTATCAATCCAAGGGCTGCGGACGCAACAGTCTCAATTTTTTCAACAACAGCCTCAAGAGCCGTGCCACCCTCGAGCTGCAACTGGAAGAGGAGTTGCGCGTCGCCCTGCTCGAAGAGCGCGGACTGTGCG
The Pseudomonas sp. KU43P genome window above contains:
- a CDS encoding aspartate-semialdehyde dehydrogenase, with the translated sequence MLPPIIPLSAAPVTSQQDPVKPTPDIKPVVPAQPSSGESAIDLKHQRDPQEQALLLRDEQRRQQQRRNNKGDEERYSALPGDEVNADNTVPVAPLMGEHPRQGLLVDIEV
- the rapA gene encoding RNA polymerase-associated protein RapA is translated as MAQQYQPGQRWISDSEAELGLGTILAQDGRLLTVLYPATGDTRQYSLRNAPLTRVRFSPGDQITHFEGWKLTVREVEDIDGLMVYHGLDGQNQARTLPETQLSNFIQFRLASDRLFAGQIDPLSWFSLRYNTLQHTSKQMQSSLWGLGGCRAQPIAHQLHIAREVADRSAPRVLLADEVGLGKTIEAGLVIHRQLLSGRASRVLILVPENLQHQWLVEMRRRFNLQVALFDAERFIESDASNPFEDAQLALVALEWLVDDEKAQDALFAAGWDLMVVDEAHHLVWHEEQASTEYSLVEQLAQVIPGVLLLTATPEQLGQDSHFARLRLLDPNRFHDLAAFRAESEHYRPVAEAVQELLDEGRLSPKAHATIQGFLGAEGEALLAAVSDGDSQASARLIRELLDRHGTGRVLFRNTRAAIQGFPERQLHPYPLANPEQYRDLPAGEHAELYPEVAFQAQGEASDEERWWRFDPRVDWLIDTLKMLKRTKVLVICAHAETAMDLEDALRVRSGIPATVFHEGMSILERDRAAAYFADEEFGAQVLICSEIGSEGRNFQFAHHLVMFDLPAHPDLLEQRIGRLDRIGQKHTIELHIPYLQDSPQERLFQWYHDGLNAFLNTCPTGNALQHRFGPRLLPMLEGGDGKAWTALVAEARGERERLEAELHSGRDRLLELNSGGAGEGQALVEAILEQDDQFALPIYMETLFDAFGIDSEDHSENALILKPSEKMLDASFPLGDDEGVTITYDRAQALSREDMQFLTWEHPMVQGGMDLVLSGSMGNTAVALIKNKALKPGTVLLELLFVSEVVAPRSLQLGRYLPPAALRCLLDANGNDLASRVAFETLNDQLESVPRASANKFVQAQRDVLAKRISGGEEKILPTHVERVAEAQRRLAAEADEELARLTALKAVNPSVRDSEIDTLRKQREDGLAMLEKAALRLEAIRVLVAG
- a CDS encoding putative bifunctional diguanylate cyclase/phosphodiesterase, with protein sequence MEWLGLQFFAELPASGRIVIDCRHEPLLILIAFAVASAACFATLDMAERQSHSEHPTAQRQWRMLGACCLAGGIWAMHFISMLAFQAPVEMHYDVSLTGLSLLIALVVAWMAMTSLDRPHMHLHHYLQSALLIGLGIILMHFVGMAALQTGAQQYYQTGLLLGSAAIALLTSLASLLLARYFRNGSGRLHQSMKYGAALLMASGIVATHFTAMAAMTLVIAQDTALHLPSGDNSLQLGMTVAFITLLISGSSIGAALADKKLQSKEHDLRRVNMLLSQLDQARASLQQAAHYDALTNLVNRRGFNQLFAERLAEHTASSSHLAVMFLDIDHFKRINDSLGHAAGDELLKGIASHIKAATRSQDLVARFGGDEFCVVTSLTSRDEARHLAQRIMQRMKEPIELGGRRMVMTTSIGISIFPDDGHTVEELLKHADLALYQSKGCGRNSLNFFNNSLKSRATLELQLEEELRVALLEERGLCVHYQPIFDLHDGQVAKLEALVRWQHPQHGLLGPDRFIGMAEANGLIVDLDLWVLRHACADLAQLQRHGYSSLQVTVNCSAVTLGHEALAHEVEMALFQAGLAPRHLELEVTENALMGDIQRTVNLLKRIRSQGVSLSIDDFGTGYSSLAYLKRLPLDVLKIDRSFLQEVPGTLKDREIVQAIIAMAHTLHLQVVSEGVETVDQFEFLANNDCDYLQGYLLSRPVPLAELRPILDRLDRQEIAPITYCDTAQPGSPDLFADTPGYRASASTVRQGH
- a CDS encoding FUSC family protein, which translates into the protein MPITLQALFAPSSLALKFAIKTLLGGGLALWLAMRWGLEQPAWALMTAFIVAQPLSGMVVQKGLARLAGTLVGTFMSVVFIGLFAQTPWLFLITLALWLALCTAASTQLRSAWAYAFVLAGYTAAIIALPAIDHPLQVFDQAVARCTEICLGIFCATATSALLWPMRVEQQLAGQARQAWQNGLQAASAMLGGEDEARKGLLEILGRIVAIDAQREHAWFEGPRGRQRARAIRGLSQKLMVLLRISRSVRRQWRQLDEQQVIALGPWMEEVRAGLANPDQPSLLLLRQRIWDAAHAEHISSVEHFCLARMALLLDYAMAATLALDDVEAGRAPKDDGRGLAAHRDWSLALLFGSRSALAFLVMSCFWLATAWPSAPGGLVLTCVVCSLFASRENGAQIGLSFLRGIFLAIPVAFLVGQIILPQWSSFAMLCLGLGVPLFFGALGMAHPRTGATATSYCLHCIVLVAPLNAMQFGVATMLNSALAMLMGVSAAVLAFRLLVFRHPAWLGRRLRAATQSDLVRLTRRDLRGADTWFGGRMADRLMQLARQAGELPEADRKRWDDGLHGLDIGDELVHLRMCLAVAQASLGAAERQYLEQLQAVLAQGPAAGRGERLDAASEQFIAALQRQPSSDPLRLAEGAVLQLQKSWRKWCRWQEEAHGLA
- the ccoM gene encoding cytochrome c oxidase subunit CcoM; this encodes MFFDNVVIAGVVTVGLMFAFFAGLGIFIWKDSNKRKPR
- a CDS encoding DUF1656 domain-containing protein — protein: MGLREWALGGVLLSPFLIYVLMALVLTGGLRLVVQATPLARWIWHEALFDAALFVCVLYLVVRLLGPL
- a CDS encoding HlyD family secretion protein, with the translated sequence MRAVVRTLVTLCVVAIAVLAGYKLWQYYMLTPWTRDARVRADVVVIAPDVSGWVRELKVQDNQQVKAGDLLMTIDRERFQAAFDQASAVAETRNQQLHLREREAARRTALGPEAISAELRENAQINAAIARGELHEAQAQLQVAKINLARSEVRAPRDGHITNLRLAQGNYVNTGEAVMALVDDSTFYIQAYFEETKLPRIRVGDSVKVWLMGAGDAMQGHVESISRGITDRNSNPDSQLLPEVEPTFNWVRLAQRIPVRIKLGQIPQGVNLSAGMTASVQVHEDQTDD
- a CDS encoding M949_RS01915 family surface polysaccharide biosynthesis protein, with product MPLKHRWLNASLAMGSLLLLSACDQRNFETLPPIPVEQLEVLGVQTPIKSVHFRDRDGEGLLVLSRSDGQAVDAESEQEVDKVVLKATLYGRGAASDVFKPRWQIEQETTCSGLDLDVDFYTDVSDVGDLNKDGVAEVTVASHSFCGGGIDPHDIAIEMREGQASYTITGQSLITPAGEEPVGGEREDSASLKNASQVLRDHMDAVWQQVYKRPWSEASPPVDDDPDDEAE